The Rahnella aquatilis CIP 78.65 = ATCC 33071 genomic sequence TTCAGGATTTCGGCGCCGATATTGACGGCCAGTTTATCTGTGGCGTTGATTACCTGAGTTTCTTTGCTGCCGCCTTGCTTGCGGGCATAGTCCAGCGCGTCTTTAATCAGGTTCTGGTACTGCGGCAGGTCGGCTGCTTTGAGGATCAGCGAAGGATTGGTCGTCGCATCCTGAGGCTCGAAATGACGGATAGATTCAATGTCACCGCTGTCGGCAACGACGGTGGTGATTTTTTTTAGTGCGTCTAACTGGTTCATCTCTTAGCTCCTTGGCGAGAAAAAACGATACAGCAATAAGGTCGAACGACTCTCTTTCGTAGGGCTCCTACCCTGCATCATCCGGTTAACAAACTGAATGCGCTTTTTCTGATTACTGCAATGGGTCTCAACAATGGCGGCCCCTGATGCCCGTCAAACTGAGCGTCTGGCGAGAAAAGCGCAAGGACAAACTTTAAGCTTAGTGCATTTTTACGAGACGTCTTCCATGAATGAAAAGTAATCAATGTAACGGCTAAGTTTTGGTCGTGATCCGCCCTTAGTCGTGGCAGGGTTATCTATACTGGTCAGCGGGAAAACCAGATGCTGATGTTTCCCGTACCCTGTTGTCTCTGCAAAAAATAAGAAACAAGAAAAGGATCCCGCAATGGACGAACAACTCAAGCAAAGTGCGCTCGATTTCCATGAGTTTCCGGTGCCCGGAAAAATTCAGGTTTCGCCCACCAAGCCTCTTGCGACACAACGTGATCTGGCGCTGGCCTATTCTCCGGGCGTGGCTGCCCCTTGTCTGGAGATCGCTAAAGATCCGCTGGCGGCCTATAAGTACACCGCACGTGGCAATCTGGTGGCGGTGATTTCCAACGGTACTGCCGTTCTCGGGCTGGGGAATATCGGTGCACTGGCCGGGAAACCGGTGATGGAAGGTAAGGGCGTATTGTTCAAAAAATTCGCTGGTATCGATGTGTTTGATATTGAGGTGGATGAGAACGATCCCGATAAACTGATCGATGTGATTGCCGCGCTGGAACCGACATTCGGTGGCATCAATCTCGAAGATATCAAAGCGCCGGAGTGTTTTTACATCGAGAAAAAGCTCCGTGAGCGCATGAAAATCCCGGTGTTTCATGACGATCAGCACGGCACCGCCATTATCTGTACCGCCGCAGTGTTAAATGGTCTGCGCGTGGTGGGTAAAAGCATTTCCGATGTGCGTCTGGTCGTTTCCGGGGCAGGGGCTTCCGCCATTGCCTGTCTGAATTTGCTGGTGGCGCTGGGGCTGAAACGCCACAACATCACGGCCTGCGATTCCCGTGGTGTGATTTATCAGGGGCGCGAAGAAAATATGGCCGAAACCAAAGCGGCTTATGCGATTGAAGATAACGGCCAGCGCACGCTGGGCGATGCGATCCCGGACGCTGATATTTTTCTCGGGTGTTCCGGTCCCGGTGTTCTGACGCAGGACATGGTGAAAACCATGGCCAAAGATCCGCTGATCCTGGCGCTGGCCAATCCTGAGCCAGAGATTTTACCGCCGCTGGCAAAAGCGGTCCGGCCTGATGCCATTATCTGTACCGGCCGCTCGGATTACCCGAATCAGGTGAATAACGTTTTGTGCTTCCCGTTCATTTTCCGCGGTGCGCTGGATGTGGGCGCGACCACGATCAATGAAGAAATGAAACTGGCCTGCGTTCACGCTATCGCGGATCTGGCGATGGCGGAACAAAGCGACGTGGTGGCTTCCGCTTACGGTGAAGAAGAGCTGTCTTTCGGCCCCGAATATATTATTCCTAAGCCTTTTGATCCGCGTCTGATCGTGAAAATTGCGCCAGCGGTAGCAAAAGCTGCGATGGATTCCGGTGTGGCCATGCGGCCGATTGAGGATCTGGAGGCGTATACCGAAAAACTCACCGAGTTCGTCTACAAAACCAATCTGTTCATGAAGCCCATTTTCTCGCAGGCGAAGAAAGACGCCAAACGGGTGGTGATGGCGGAAGGAGAAGAGGAACGCGTGCTGCATGCCACGCAGGAGCTGATTTCCCTCGGGCTGGCGAAGCCCATTCTGGTCGGGCGTCCGAGCGTCATCGCCATGCGCATCAAAAAACTCGGCCTGCAACTGGAAGCGGGGCGGGATTTTGAAGTGGTGAACAACGAATCCGATCCGCGTTTTAATGAATACTGGCGCGAATATTATGAGCTGATGAAACGGCGCGGTGTGTCGCAGGAGCAGGCGCGGCGGGCAGTGATCGGCAACCCGACACTGATTTCCGCCATCATGCTGCTGCGCGGAGAAGCCGATGCGATGATTTGTGGCACGGTCGGCACCTATCATGAGCATTATGACATCGTCGAAAAGGTGTTTGGTTTCCGCCGGGGTACGCATGTTGCCGGGGCGATGAACGCGCTGTTGCTGCCGAGCGGCAATACCTTTATTGCGGATACCTACGTCAATGATGATCCGACGCCGGAACAACTGACGGAAATCACGCTGATGGCGGCAGAAACGGTGAGGCGGTTTGGCATTGAGCCGAAAGTCGCGTTGTTGTCGCATTCCAGTTTTGGCACGTCAGACAGCCCGGCTGCGCTGAAAATGCGACGTACGCTGGAGCTGATTAATGAACGCGATCCTGATCTGGAAATCGACGGTGAGATGCACGGCGACGCGGCGCTGGTCGAGAGCATCCGTCAGGACATCATGCCGGACAGCCCGCTGAAAGGTTCAGCGAATATCCTGATCATGCCGAACATGGAATCGGCGCGGATCAGTTACAACCTCCTGCGGGTGTCGTGTTCAGAAGGGGTGACCGTCGGGCCGGTGCTGATGGGGGTATCGAAACCGGTGCATATTCTCACGCCGATCGCCTCGGTCAGGCGGATTGTGAATATGGTGGCATTAGCCGTGGTGGAAGCGCAAACCGAGCCGCTTTAAATCAGAAAGGGCGCCAAAACGGGCGCCCTTTAAAAACATTTGCTCAGTATTTCACTTCGCCGATACGCTTCAGCGCACCGACGATCAGATCCCAGAAACGCTGATGATCGAGTTTAACTGCCACTTGTGTATGGCAATCCGGTGGAGGCGGGGCGCGGAAATCGGCTACGGTCATGCCCAGCGTTAAGGTGCCGGTCAGTTCGATATCCACCGGCACTTTCTGCACTGTCATGACATTCGGATCAATCACGTAAGCCACGGCGCACGGGTCGTGAACCGGTGGTGAATCAAAGCCCTGACGGTCTTTGTAGCTCAGGCTAAAGAAGTCCAGTAGCTCGCCGACAAATTTCGCAGGCTGTGTCCCCACGGCGGCGATGCGCGCGGTGACGTCCGGCGTAGCCAGCGCCTGATGGGTTAAATCAAGCCCGACCATGGTCAGCGGCCATTTTTCGTTGAATACGATATGCGCGGCTTCAGGGTCAATCTTGATATTGAATTCAGCGACCGCACTCCAGTTACCCACGTGATAACCGCCGCCCATCAGCACGACTTCCTTCACGCGTTCAGCAATGCGCGGTTCTTTGCGCACCGCCATGGCGATGTTGGTCAGCCCGCCGGTGGGCACCAGCGTGATGGTTTTAGGCGGATGAGACATGATTAAATCAATGATCAGATCGATGGCGTGAACAGGTTCAAGGGTGATGCTCGCCTCCGGCAATACCGGGCCGTCCAGACCGGACTCGCCGTGGATTTCGTCCGCCACTTCAACCTGACGCACCAGCGGACGGGTAGCGCCCGCCGCAAACGGCACGCCGGTCAGATTAATAACACGCGCTACGGCGAGGGCGTTGCGGGTAACTTTCTCCAGCGTCTGATTACCGACCACCGTGGTAACGGCCAGCAACTCAATTTCGGGATTACCGTGAGCCAGTAACATCGCGATAGCATCGTCATGCCCCGGATCGCAATCAAGGATGATCTTTTTGACCATTTTTACACCCGTTTCAATTTATCCACTTTTATCAGTCCCCAAAATAATTCGAAGTATGAAGGGGGATCATTTTTTGGCTTGTTGCAGCCACTTATCCAGTTCATTGGCAAATTGCTGGCGGTCACGCTGATTAAGCGCGGGCGGTCCGCCGGTCTGCACGCCACTGGCGCGCATGGTGTCCATGAAATCACGCATGTTCAGACGTTCTTTGATGGTCTCTGTTGTATAACGCTCACCGCGCGGGTTCAGCGCCACGCCGCCTTTATCAATGACTTCTGCGGCCAGCGGAATATCGGCGGTGATTACCAGATCACCGGGTTCGGTGCGTTTCACAATTTCGTTATCCGCAACGTCAAAACCCGCCTCTACGCGTAAGGTGCGCAGGAATTTTGACGGCGGCGTGCGGATGATCTGGTTGGCAACCAGTGTCACCATCATGCCGGTGCGTTCCGCGGCGCGAAACAGCACCTCTTTAATGACGTTCGGACAGGCGTCGGCATCAACCCAGATTTGCATCAGTTTGGTTCTCCACTTTCAGCCAGCCAGTCGCGAGCCGGCAGGAAATCTTTATACAGCGCGGCTTCCGGGCTGCCTTCTTCCGGCTGATAGCCGTATTCCCAGCGCACCAGCGGCGGCATCGACATTAAAATGGATTCTGTTCGTCCACCGGTTTGCAGGCCAAACAGCGTTCCGCGATCCCACACCAGATTAAATTCGACGTAACGACCCCGGCGGTAAAGCTGGAACTGACGCTCACGTTCGCCCCATGGCAGAGCTTTGCGTTTTTCTACCACCGGCAGATAGGCGTCGGTAAAACCGTTACCCACGGCCTGCATAAAGCTGAAACAGGTGTCGAAATCCGGCGAATTCAGGTCATCAAAGAATAAGCCGCCGATACCGCGTGCTTCGTTACGGTGTTTAATAAAGAAGTAATCGTCACACCATTTTTTGTATTTGGGATACATATCATCGCCGAACGGCTGGCAAAGTTGTCGAGCGGTAAGGTGCCAGTGACGGGCATCTTCTTCAAAACCGTAATACGGGGTGAGGTCAAAGCCACCGCCAAACCACCAGACCGGCGCTTCGCCGGGCTTTTCTGCAATGAAAAAGCGTACGTTGGCGTGGCTGGTTGGCACGTAAGGATTCAGCGGATGAATAACCAATGAAACGCCCATAGCCTGGAAACTGCGACCCGCCAGCTCGGGGCGATGTGCGGTTGCGGAGGCGGGCAGGGCGGCACCGGCAACATGTGAAAAGTTGACACCCGCCTGTTCAAACACTGCGCCATGGGTCAACACCCGGCTCTGGCCGCCGCCGCCTTCTTCCCGCACCCACTGATCTTCAGCGAACTGGCCCTGTCCGTCGGCGGCGGCCAGTTGCTGGCAAATGTGATCCTGAAGCTTAAGCAGGAAAGTTTTAACTTGCTGGATGTCGGGAATGGATTGGCTCACGGGTAAACTCACAGACGTTGACTGAAAAGACATTCAGCGCTTTGCAGGCGCTGAATCAGAAAGAGGAAGTGATTATATACCCAAAATCATCCGCGTTGCCCGGATGCACCTGCTTTTGGGGCAGGAAGGACATTACCGTGGCTTGCGTTCATTGGCATCGAAGTAACTGAAGAAATTCACAATACCCTGAGAAATTGCCTGCGCGATTTCACGACGAAACGCCGTAGTACTGAGTAATTGCTCTTCCTGATGATTCGTAATAAACGAGGTTTCCACCAGAATCGACGGGATCGACGGGGACTTCAGTACCGCAAACGCCGCCTGTTCGGTCTGCTGGCTGTGCAGATGGTGGATCGGGCGGATCCTGTCGAGCACGTGATGCCCCAGTGTCAGACTGTTTTTGATGGTGTCGGTTTGCACCAGATCGAACAACACCTGTTGCAGATAATTGTTGTCTTCTTTAGCATATTTTGCGCCCGCAACCAGATCGGCATCGTTTTCTTTTTTCGACATATAACGCGCCATTGTACTGCTGGCACCGCGATTAGAGAGGGCGAAAACAGACGCACCGGAGGCGGTGGGGCTGGTGTAACCATCGGCATGAATCGACACAAATAAATCGGCCTGATGCTGATGTGCCAGTTCAACCCGCTGATAAAGCGGAATAAAGTGGTCAGAGTCGCGGGTCAGCTTCACTTCAATATGGCTTTGCTCACCGAGGAATTCACGCACATAGTTGGCGATTTCCAGCACGACGTGTTTTTCTTCTGATCCTTCATAGCCAACCGCACCGGAATCGATGCCGCCGTGCCCGGGGTCAATCATCACCAGTTTTTTCGCACCCGGCGGTTTAGGGGCCGGTGCGGATTTGGTGATGCGGGTCTGTTGTGCGGCGCTGGCAGAACGTGAACCGAAAGCGGCAATCGCTAATCCAAGCCCGGACAGCAATAGCTGGCGGCGGGTGGCAGCGGCAGGCAAAGGCTGGAAATGCAAAAATTTGTTCAGGGGATTTAACATCAGTCCGTTACCGTCAGAAAAAGTGCAGAATGCTCTATGTTATAGAGTATCTATTTTATGGTTTCGATCTGAGAACTATTACTTTTTATGAAAATTGTGTCGTGAATGATGTCATGACCGAATAAATATCCGTTGCAGTACGAGCGTCATACTGTTTTATGTGAAGATTT encodes the following:
- the maeB gene encoding NADP-dependent oxaloacetate-decarboxylating malate dehydrogenase, whose amino-acid sequence is MDEQLKQSALDFHEFPVPGKIQVSPTKPLATQRDLALAYSPGVAAPCLEIAKDPLAAYKYTARGNLVAVISNGTAVLGLGNIGALAGKPVMEGKGVLFKKFAGIDVFDIEVDENDPDKLIDVIAALEPTFGGINLEDIKAPECFYIEKKLRERMKIPVFHDDQHGTAIICTAAVLNGLRVVGKSISDVRLVVSGAGASAIACLNLLVALGLKRHNITACDSRGVIYQGREENMAETKAAYAIEDNGQRTLGDAIPDADIFLGCSGPGVLTQDMVKTMAKDPLILALANPEPEILPPLAKAVRPDAIICTGRSDYPNQVNNVLCFPFIFRGALDVGATTINEEMKLACVHAIADLAMAEQSDVVASAYGEEELSFGPEYIIPKPFDPRLIVKIAPAVAKAAMDSGVAMRPIEDLEAYTEKLTEFVYKTNLFMKPIFSQAKKDAKRVVMAEGEEERVLHATQELISLGLAKPILVGRPSVIAMRIKKLGLQLEAGRDFEVVNNESDPRFNEYWREYYELMKRRGVSQEQARRAVIGNPTLISAIMLLRGEADAMICGTVGTYHEHYDIVEKVFGFRRGTHVAGAMNALLLPSGNTFIADTYVNDDPTPEQLTEITLMAAETVRRFGIEPKVALLSHSSFGTSDSPAALKMRRTLELINERDPDLEIDGEMHGDAALVESIRQDIMPDSPLKGSANILIMPNMESARISYNLLRVSCSEGVTVGPVLMGVSKPVHILTPIASVRRIVNMVALAVVEAQTEPL
- a CDS encoding nucleoside hydrolase, whose amino-acid sequence is MVKKIILDCDPGHDDAIAMLLAHGNPEIELLAVTTVVGNQTLEKVTRNALAVARVINLTGVPFAAGATRPLVRQVEVADEIHGESGLDGPVLPEASITLEPVHAIDLIIDLIMSHPPKTITLVPTGGLTNIAMAVRKEPRIAERVKEVVLMGGGYHVGNWSAVAEFNIKIDPEAAHIVFNEKWPLTMVGLDLTHQALATPDVTARIAAVGTQPAKFVGELLDFFSLSYKDRQGFDSPPVHDPCAVAYVIDPNVMTVQKVPVDIELTGTLTLGMTVADFRAPPPPDCHTQVAVKLDHQRFWDLIVGALKRIGEVKY
- a CDS encoding YaiI/YqxD family protein yields the protein MQIWVDADACPNVIKEVLFRAAERTGMMVTLVANQIIRTPPSKFLRTLRVEAGFDVADNEIVKRTEPGDLVITADIPLAAEVIDKGGVALNPRGERYTTETIKERLNMRDFMDTMRASGVQTGGPPALNQRDRQQFANELDKWLQQAKK
- the hemF gene encoding oxygen-dependent coproporphyrinogen oxidase: MSFQSTSVSLPVSQSIPDIQQVKTFLLKLQDHICQQLAAADGQGQFAEDQWVREEGGGGQSRVLTHGAVFEQAGVNFSHVAGAALPASATAHRPELAGRSFQAMGVSLVIHPLNPYVPTSHANVRFFIAEKPGEAPVWWFGGGFDLTPYYGFEEDARHWHLTARQLCQPFGDDMYPKYKKWCDDYFFIKHRNEARGIGGLFFDDLNSPDFDTCFSFMQAVGNGFTDAYLPVVEKRKALPWGERERQFQLYRRGRYVEFNLVWDRGTLFGLQTGGRTESILMSMPPLVRWEYGYQPEEGSPEAALYKDFLPARDWLAESGEPN
- the amiA gene encoding N-acetylmuramoyl-L-alanine amidase AmiA: MLNPLNKFLHFQPLPAAATRRQLLLSGLGLAIAAFGSRSASAAQQTRITKSAPAPKPPGAKKLVMIDPGHGGIDSGAVGYEGSEEKHVVLEIANYVREFLGEQSHIEVKLTRDSDHFIPLYQRVELAHQHQADLFVSIHADGYTSPTASGASVFALSNRGASSTMARYMSKKENDADLVAGAKYAKEDNNYLQQVLFDLVQTDTIKNSLTLGHHVLDRIRPIHHLHSQQTEQAAFAVLKSPSIPSILVETSFITNHQEEQLLSTTAFRREIAQAISQGIVNFFSYFDANERKPR